A genome region from Cucumis sativus cultivar 9930 chromosome 4, Cucumber_9930_V3, whole genome shotgun sequence includes the following:
- the LOC101215471 gene encoding rop guanine nucleotide exchange factor 7: MEESLIEKSQTIGHIVLENETLGHLIEEHGRESSSSSDFLTSETTGLEEHSHSGSEDSSPPSSSSWSTRKAEAPDCIKANGVVNGDKNHVDNRKLEKKVSSSSEIEMMKERFSKLLLGEDMSGCGNGVCTALAISNAITNLCATLFGQLWRLEPLPSEKKLMWRREMDWLLCVSDHIVELTPTWQTFPDGSKLEVMTCRPRSDLYVNLPALRKLDNMLLEILDSFEDCEFWYVDQGILAPETDGSSSLERMLQRQEEKWWLPVPRVPPGGLQENSRRQLQHKRESTNQILKAAMAINSTTLADLEIPEPYLEALPKNGRACLGDLIYRYISSDHFSPECLLDCLEMSSEHQATEIANRVEASIYVWRKRTNSKPATNTTKQSSKSSWEMVKELMVDSEKRELLAERAETLLLCLKQRFPGLPQTTLDMSKIQYNKDVGKSILESYSRVLESLAFNVVARIDDLLYVDDLTKHSDHQLSSISKLGVISHKNSPLHFPVPISGTPYKTPFATPSFSPAQTASPAKGERSPFIPGTKIPQRGFGVKKVLTDYLSVEARGGKELSNKIEKAEPITNSKLERQASQYRGGVASSPRQRSVVEE, encoded by the exons ATGGAGGAGAGTTTGATTGAAAAGAGCCAAACTATTGGCCACATTGTGCTTGAAAATGAGACGCTTGGTCATTTGATTGAAGAACATGGGCGTGAGAGTAGTTCCAGCTCTGATTTTCTTACATCAGAAACCACAGGGCTTGAGGAGCACAGTCATAGTGGTTCTGAGGATTCGTCGCCCCCTTCTTCATCGAGTTGGTCTACTCGAAAAGCTGAGGCACCCGATTGTATTAAAGCTAATGGTGTTGTTAATGGTGATAAAAACCATGTTGATAATAGGAAGCTGGAGAAGAAAGTATCCTCTTCATCAG AGATTGAGATGATGAAGGAAAGATTTTCGAAACTGTTGCTTGGCGAAGATATGTCAGGCTGTGGAAATGGGGTTTGTACAGCATTGGCTATATCTAATGCCATTACAAATCTTTGTG CCACTTTGTTTGGGCAACTATGGAGATTAGAACCTCTTCCATCAGAGAAGAAATTGATGTGGAGAAGGGAGATGGATTGGCTTCTTTGTGTTAGTGATCACATTGTCGAATTGACTCCTACTTGGCAAACGTTTCCTGATGGAAGCAAGCTCGAG GTTATGACATGCAGACCACGCTCAGATCTTTATGTGAATCTTCCTGCTCTTCGAAAACTAGACAATATGCTTCTT GAAATATTAGATAGCTTTGAAGATTGTGAGTTCTGGTATGTTGATCAAGGGATACTTGCCCCTGAGACTGATGGGTCTTCCTCTTTAGAAAGAATGCTACAGCgtcaagaagaaaaatggtggCTTCCCGTTCCTCGAGTTCCTCCTGGTGGTCTCCAAGAAAACTCAAGGAGACAATTGCAACACAAGCGCGAGAGCACTAACCAGATACTAAAAGCTGCAATGGCAATAAACAGTACAACTCTGGCTGATCTTGAAATTCCTGAACCATATCTCGAAGCCTTACCGAAG AATGGTAGAGCCTGTTTGGGAGATCTTATATATCGATATATTTCCTCGGATCACTTCTCTCCTGAATGTTTGCTTGACTGCCTTGAAATGTCTTCTGAACATCAAGCTACAGAGATCGCCAACCGGGTTGAGGCTTCAATCTACGTCTGGCGGAAAAGAACTAACTCGAAACCTGCCACTAACACAACCAAACAAAGTTCAAAATCGTCCTGGGAAATGGTCAAGGAGCTGATGGTTGACTCGGAGAAAAGGGAGTTGCTTGCAGAGAGAGCAGAGACTCTACTACTCTGCTTAAAGCAACGGTTTCCCGGTCTTCCACAAACAACGCTAGATATGAGCAAGATCCAGTACAATAAG gATGTTGGGAAATCCATCTTAGAGAGCTACTCTCGAGTTTTAGAGAGCCTAGCCTTCAACGTCGTTGCACGCATTGATGATTTGCTTTACGTGGATGATCTCACTAAGCATTCTGATCATCAACTCTCGTCTATATCCAAACTTGGTGTGATTTCTCACAAGAACAGCCCATTGCATTTCCCAGTGCCCATCTCTGGCACTCCATATAAAACACCCTTTGCCACTCCAAGCTTTTCACCCGCGCAAACAGCCAGCCCTGCAAAGGGAGAGAGGTCACCGTTCATTCCCGGCACCAAGATTCCCCAGCGAGGGTTTGGAGTAAAAAAGGTTTTGACCGATTATCTTAGTGTGGAAGCAAGAGGAGGAAAAGAATTGagcaataaaattgaaaaagctGAGCCAATCACAAACTCAAAACTCGAAAGGCAAGCATCTCAGTACAGGGGGGGAGTAGCAAGCTCACCCAGACAAAGATCGGTTGTGGAAGAGTGA